In Myxococcus stipitatus, the following are encoded in one genomic region:
- a CDS encoding ATP-binding protein: MRIPGGPGPEAFQAFFEALDAPAAMCDPTLRLVSVNEAFHRFCVDHHATVEDVSRMLASAAVPADGASCDVELSLAGMPGAVLTLSRRGEVVAVRARNDPELARNRLVLAERALLEQARTEGVLLDLGRSVAEAGGEEELVAAVARGVKELFPGRSFCIRITDSRTGGLTSLYAEGRLKEGAHEPLVLLRRAVEKLNLGRSALPQGRVTVLDEVPLLFQGSTHGVSAPLVASGQLFGAINMEYPEGLDADVQHDERVLLQLASQVAVAVKNAKLIDELTFVRKYLEDLLEKANALILVANRDKQVVVFNQALSALTGFRKDDVLGRDIFGLVPESEHLRLSQVIAAAIRGESVNSFETRLLSREGHEVRVSFATSSMLAHHGEVEGVIAIGQDITVVKELEKRIIHAEKLASIGQLAASVVHEINNPMTAVATYADALLQRSRTTPGANPADQDKLRKILESSHRILRFTRDLVSYARPAQDKPERVQLNAVVDMAVGFCEHVVSQARVSVHREYVELPMLSAVRANLVQVFVNLITNACHAMQPGGAVHLSTRREGQEAVVSVRDTGSGIDPKNLQRIFEPFFTTKPEGKGTGLGLSICQGIVENHGGRLTVTSVMGEGTTFSVRLPLLME; this comes from the coding sequence ATGCGAATCCCGGGGGGCCCGGGGCCCGAGGCATTCCAAGCCTTCTTCGAGGCGCTCGACGCCCCCGCCGCCATGTGCGACCCGACGCTGCGCCTCGTGTCGGTCAACGAGGCCTTCCATCGCTTCTGCGTGGACCACCATGCGACGGTGGAGGACGTCTCGCGGATGCTGGCGTCGGCGGCGGTGCCCGCGGATGGCGCGAGCTGTGACGTGGAGCTGTCGCTCGCGGGGATGCCCGGCGCGGTGCTGACGTTGTCGCGGCGAGGCGAGGTCGTCGCGGTGCGCGCCCGGAATGACCCGGAGCTGGCTCGCAACCGGCTGGTGCTGGCGGAGCGGGCGCTGTTGGAGCAGGCGCGCACGGAAGGTGTGCTCCTGGACCTGGGCCGCAGCGTGGCGGAGGCGGGGGGCGAGGAGGAGCTGGTGGCGGCGGTGGCCCGCGGGGTGAAGGAGCTGTTCCCTGGCCGCTCGTTCTGCATCCGCATCACCGACTCGCGCACCGGTGGACTGACGTCGCTCTACGCGGAGGGACGGCTGAAGGAAGGCGCGCACGAGCCGCTGGTGTTGTTGCGGCGCGCGGTGGAGAAGCTGAACCTGGGGCGCTCGGCGCTGCCGCAGGGGCGGGTGACGGTGCTGGACGAGGTGCCGTTGCTGTTCCAGGGCAGCACGCACGGCGTGAGCGCGCCGTTGGTGGCGAGCGGTCAGCTCTTCGGCGCCATCAACATGGAGTACCCCGAGGGCCTGGACGCGGACGTCCAGCATGACGAGCGCGTGTTGTTGCAGCTCGCCAGCCAGGTGGCGGTGGCGGTGAAGAACGCGAAGCTCATCGACGAGCTGACCTTCGTCCGCAAGTACCTGGAGGACCTGCTCGAGAAGGCGAACGCGCTCATCCTGGTGGCCAACCGGGACAAGCAGGTGGTGGTGTTCAACCAGGCGCTGAGCGCGCTGACGGGCTTCCGCAAGGACGACGTCCTCGGCCGGGACATCTTCGGCCTGGTGCCGGAGAGCGAGCACCTGCGGCTGTCACAGGTCATCGCCGCCGCGATTCGTGGCGAGTCGGTGAACAGCTTCGAGACGCGCCTGTTGTCCCGCGAGGGCCATGAGGTCCGCGTGTCCTTCGCCACCTCCTCGATGCTCGCGCACCATGGCGAGGTGGAGGGGGTCATCGCCATCGGCCAGGACATCACGGTGGTGAAGGAGCTGGAGAAGCGCATCATCCACGCGGAGAAGCTGGCCTCCATCGGCCAGCTCGCGGCCAGCGTGGTGCACGAAATCAACAACCCGATGACGGCGGTCGCCACGTACGCGGACGCGCTGCTCCAGCGCTCGCGGACGACGCCGGGCGCGAACCCCGCGGACCAGGACAAGCTCCGGAAGATTCTGGAGAGCAGCCACCGCATCCTGCGCTTCACCCGGGACTTGGTGAGCTACGCGCGGCCGGCGCAGGACAAGCCGGAGCGGGTGCAGCTCAACGCCGTGGTCGACATGGCGGTGGGCTTCTGCGAGCACGTGGTGTCACAGGCGCGGGTGAGTGTGCATCGCGAGTACGTGGAGCTGCCGATGTTGTCGGCGGTGCGCGCGAACCTGGTGCAGGTGTTCGTCAACCTCATCACCAACGCGTGCCACGCGATGCAGCCTGGTGGCGCGGTCCACCTGTCGACGCGGCGCGAGGGCCAGGAGGCGGTGGTGTCGGTGCGCGACACGGGGTCGGGCATCGACCCGAAGAACCTTCAGCGCATCTTCGAGCCGTTCTTCACCACGAAGCCCGAAGGGAAGGGCACGGGCCTGGGGCTCTCCATCTGCCAGGGCATCGTGGAGAACCACGGGGGCCGCCTCACGGTGACGAGCGTCATGGGCGAGGGCACCACGTTCTCCGTGCGCCTGCCCCTGTTGATGGAGTGA